The genome window ATTAACATAACTTGGCTAAGTAGACTGCctagaaattttttctttttttaatgtaagTTCGATTTTTATTAGAATGCTATGGGGGAAGATAGGTAGGTGTATGTATTCTATTGGATATTACACCCAAAACAAATGGTGTgtggaatggcagttaaagacTTAAAGTATGTACTTTAATGGAAAAGTAAATACATGTCACAATAATTATTAGATTCTATTTATCAtactaaaatttgaaaaattaaaatctCAATAAATTTTTGTTATTAAAAATTTAGAGAGACAGCTGTAGGTTATagcttatttgtttatttattttgggagCATGCCGCTGGGTGTCACATTAAGTCCTCAAGGACCTCAACCACAATGGTCCAACCTTTAATTCTCCTTAAAGTCTTATAccttaataaataaatttggcTATTGATTAATACTTTAGAAATCATAGGGACTGATATAGGTAAAAGTTCTCCTTCACTTATCATGAATTTCTTCTCTCCACAAGGGAAGTGACCCGATAATTGGACTTTTGAGTCACTATcacattctctctttttatgtatactaaaaaagaaaaaaaaaatctacttttATCAACAAAGATGAAACTTCCACCTTTTATCAACGATGAAACTATCCTCCTTTTTGGCAATCCAATGGTATTGATGCCCATGGGTGAGGGAAAACTTGTACCGTTGATATATCCATTGTTAGAAATGAGAGGAACTACTACAAGACAAAGGGAGAAGTAATTTTGAGAAGCTGGTAGAGGCTAtgccaatctctctctctctctctctctaaattatAACCGACCCCTAATTGGTTGGTTCTCCGCACCTCTAGCTCAGAGAACTCTTTTCTATGTAAAAAAAACCTCCGCTACTTATTTACACACATGATTTACTCTATGACTAACATAGAGATAATGTGACATCTACGCATCCATGTGTATCACATAGGACCATAGGATGAATTTGGATCCACTGCCTTATATAGGATAGAGCCTAGCGCATCCAGTGGCTGAGAGTCCCATGCATGGAGTGCATGCCCAAATTGTTCCCCATGTCAGATGTGGCTGGCCTCTTAAGATCTGAATTACCATGCAAGAGTGTCAATGTGGATCTCACATAATCAACAAATAAGAGGGTTTGAATTATGGAAAATAATACACTGTCGCATGGGATCTTTTTCTCAAGAAAATGAATAAGTACATACTAACACAAACAGAAATTTCCCCTTTGCAAGTTTTATGGTacagaagaggaaatgagaagTGTAAGGTACAGACTACAGAGACTACAGAAGGAAGGCTTCCCTTGTAGAGACGATGTAACGAATTCAGACCAACGTATAGCTTTGCCTCATTGTCTTTTTTTCAAGGCAAAACTCTTCTTTTCAAGTTTAATGGTCAAACAACGTCATCTCagatctctctatctctctctctctactctgtAATCTTTgcttaaagaaaagaaaaagtgttGTGTTTCACAGATCCTGGTGGGCCAGTTGTGTCCTCCCCTCCTTATTTCCGTgccacacagagagagagagagagaacatttgGGATTTCATTAAACTTGTATTGTTTGAATCCATTGGAGGATCAAATCTCAAAATGAGAGAGAACCCAACTCCATTTTATTGATTCCCAGCTgtaaaaaggtaaaaacaaaAGCAATTTGGAGTGTTtccattttgattttcttttttgcctacAGAGAAGTCCACTCCAAGATTCTATACCCCACCAGACCAGGCCACCCACCACTCATGGTGATTTCAATAAGGAGACAATTAAGTGGTGAAAGCGAGGTAAACTCCAAAGCCTCTTTAAATAAATTAGATGGCTTCTTCTCTTAAAcccatgaaaaaccccaaaacctccTCCCTACAGTCAACAAACCAATGCCTTATCTCCCAAGTGGGCCCACTTGTTTTAAGATTTCCAAGAGAATAACCCCTTTGACTGTTAAAACCATCACAAccccaccaccactaccaccccCCCACAGGCCTCGCCCACACCACCCAGACAGACAAGTCCAAAACTAACCACACACACAAGACACAGAAACCAGtaatctcttttctctctccacttgAAAGTGAATTTAGCACCGACTCTTCTTTTACTATCAGCACACCTCCTGCCATGACTGTAACTCTGTTATTGTTACTGTGCTTTTTTCCCCACTCATCCCTGGCTTTTAACTTTAATTCCTCACATCAaaagttaaaataaaataaataagggtCTGTAATCAACAAAACAACCTTTTTTCAGTAAAATCATTAGCAGTTACAGAAGCAGCAGAGCCAACAAAGACATCACATGCCAAACAGCTTCAGATCCTTATGATGATCAAACttcaaatttctttccctttttttttctctttcttctttttatttctttcttatgTTACATCACTGCCAACATGAATGTTCTCCATCACAATttttgtatctctctctctctctttggacccaaaaatcataattacaaCTGAACAACCCCCCGTCCCAAACTCCTCCCAGTATGATTATTTTGATTACCCTCTATTTTCATCTTcttacaaaaagaataatctcGTCCTCATCCAATGAttaaccaaaaaatatatagaaccaaaataattcaaaaagTCCACTAACAAAAGCCAGACTCTTTCACCATGTCACTTGAGCAAAGCAAGCTTGTCCTGCAACAAATCCaacaaaatatccttttagTTGAATGTCTCTTAATTAGTTTGAACTTTTGTGggacttgaaattttcatgTTAAGGGTGTAACACCCTTACCTGATAAGAACACATCTTGAACTTGAAGGAGCCAAAAGTAACTGTTACCATCCAAGTATTTTATAACTAGATTCTGTCTGATGAAAACATTGTAGACTGCCTCGTGTACtggatatataaatatatatatatatatatatatgtatacacaTCTGTTGACATAAAACAAAAGACACTGTGACAATTAGACAAATAACCGAGGTCAAagatcaaaaaataattgatgaGTACAGTTACAATGGTCCTAACTGAAAACGAAAGGAAGAAAACGACCAACCTTTTTTGGTTTGTGGGGGACGGAAATGTCTCCGTCGCCCATTCAATACAAGAGTGATTCTTCAAGACTGTCTGCAACCGGGGACCAAATAACAGATGAGAATAAGAATATGAAAGATACCCACTAAACAGAACTTTCAAGTAAAAGAGGTTGTAATTTACAACAATGCTTTCAGATTATATGTGGAGTACAAATTCTATTGGAGAAGTGACTGTTGGATTCATTCCAATAACCCTCGTTTTATAGGTTGCCAAAAGAGACACCACCAAGAGCAAAATGAGATTCGTAAATAGATGCAGCTCCAGGATTTAAACACTTGATATGGGGCCAGAGACAGAATGCCACCTTGGTGTGATCCCTTGCTAGTTAGTTTAGATACTGAGTTCATTACCCTAAAcaagaaacacaataaaagaaaaatctaaccAAATCAAGGTAATTGTTTTAAGTAAtcacctgattgagaaaggagAAGTTCCATGTTTGGACTTCAAAAGATTGATGAGAATTCATCAACTGAATCCAATATTTCCGTGGACGTCTGGTTATACAACATAATAAACACTCCAATTATGGGGAGAAAACATCACAAGAAGTCAAGACTTGATTGGAATGTTTCCCATGTTTCAATACTTTAccttaagaaagaaaacaataattagTGCCTTCAATTCTTCGAAGATTGTCTGAATACATAAAAGGGAAACATTCCCAAGTGCAGAACGGCCTATTCACTCTGTTGACAAATATGTGGGTtcctaaaaatcaataaaataggaAAGTTCAGTGatgaaataaaatcaataatagAGGCAGAAAAAATAATGtggcacagagagagagagagagagagagcatactTGAATGTGGGTCTTTATTTGTTCCATCCAGCATTCAGAAGAAACTAAGTTCAGTATATCCATGTGAGTATGGTAACAGTTCTTCCACCTCAATTCTGGAACTAGAACAACTCATGCTTTTCTTAAAACGACTACGGCTGATGGACTCAACTTCAGTAGAGAAAAGGCTATAAACTGGTCTATGATCTGAGAATCTAGACTCACCACGAACATACGTTAATTGATGGAGGCCCCTTCCATACCACAAGATGCGATCACACCTTCACACCCAAAAGAGAAAAGGCTAAATCAGTTCCCAAATATGTTTGTGTAGAATATTTGAGTTCAAAGTATTCTGTGTGGTGCCTAGTTTACATAAATTCCTTCATACTTAGTAAGTAAAGGGGGTTTTACCATGCAGGTGTTCGTCGCTTCTCTTTAGGGTGCATGTCATCCCCTGCATATCTGTCGGAATTGGTTGAATATTTGTAGGTGGGGGGAAAATATATCTTCCCCTCATTCCATCCTTCGAATACACGACCTCGTCTCTGTTCTAACCGAAGCTGCGAAGAAATTTGTCAAATATTCAGATTGACAAGGTTTTCTAGTTTCAAAGAATGCCGAGAACATGAAGTGTACATGATGCAAGGACAAGTATCATGCCTGATCATTTTCTAACAATGCCCTCCAGTTGTGCATCTCCACAAGTGCCTTTGCAGAGCGATAAGATAGTGCAATTCGGTAATTCAAATCCCCAAGCCATATAATTCGACTGAACAAGAGAAGCATCAATTAGAAAATTCAAATCTCAGCAAAACTTCAATAATTTACTTCTTAATTATCCCTTTTAGAAAATGTTTCAGATAACCTGATGATTTGGGgaatagggaaaaagaatgagGATTTACATCAATTTAGAGAAAAGGAGTCGGAGAACTGGCTTAATAGAATAAGAGTCTTACTCATGATCGAGGATTGTTTCTGGCGATTTTTCATCCCCTACTCTTTGAACACGTGGAAACCTTGTCTTCCGCAGGATCTCCATGACATCAGAGTTCCTTCTTAGTTCATCACCTTCCTTCTGTCCAGAGGTTAGATGACTACATACGAAGCAGAAGCTAGTTTGGTGTACAGACATACTGATTGAGATTGAGCCCTGGAAAACCCAAACATAAAATTTCCACTTAGTTCTGTGAAATTGCTTCTTGTTATTCCAGAAATCCTATCTAAGGGGTGTATATGCAAGAAAAATGATTCATGTAAACAGTGTACCTTGTTTCCAAGATAACCCATCAATCCCCTGCCAACACATGAAACTTTCATATTCTTTACATCATCCCTCAGGTCACTCCTCACCCAGACTGTGAGAAATATCCCAACCATTTGCTTACTTGCAACTAGGCAGTACCTCGAGTGCCCAGACGGTCTCTCTCTGTCCTCCATGGATGTGGACCCTCCATAGGACATTGGTGAGAAGATGGTACTCGGGGAATCCGTAGGCACATTCTCATCATCAGATGAACCCCCTCTGTAATTGGGATCATAATCACTCGGCCTGTGACCAAAAATAACCCGATCACATACACTGAATCGTCGATCAAGCCGGGGTTGCAAGGTTGACATGTCATAGTCCATTCTCATGCTACGGCTTGTCTGGAATGACCGGcgggggaagaaagaagaggccTTCTGTCTCGTCGAACCTTCAAAATCTGCATCTGATTCTATAATTGGATCAGGGATTGGTGAAGGTGTGTGATAACCAGCACTGCCACTGGTGCCAGGGAGATTGTTAAGAGTCTTTCGGATAAGAGCCAGCCACTTCCTTGCGGGTCCATTGTCTTCTGCGCCTAAAACATTCCCAGCATTCAGCGGAACAATTTCTTGAAATCTGGATAATGGGATCACAACAGCTTCCATTAATCTTGTTGCAGTAGCATGGCTACAGAAGAGATGAAAATTGTGAACATCAACAGGACATACCCAATAACATAAATGTCTGCAGGAAGTGAAGTGTGGAGCCAATCTTCAAGATTCAAGTAACTAGGTGGTGATTTTCCACCCACATTCCATGTAGCTACAAAGATCCTACTCCCAGAGAAAAACTATAAAATGAATTCACGCAGAAATGAATCACACAAGGAAACTTCATAAGAGAAGGAACATACCTGTAGTTCTGCACATCTGTAACCTCAGCAGTATCAAGATCAATCTTCCCCCGACGGAACCGATCAGAGCTCCTGTTCAATCTCTCTGTGCAACCAAAGAGGGAGGGAAGGAGAAATTAATCAAATactatcaattttttatttttttcctaatttttcttGGTGTGGTTCAAAGCTACATGGTTAATCCAATACTGACCAGTTTTGCTTTTCTTGATCGTGTATGCCTCCCTCTCTGAGAAGCTGttccttggttcttcatcacCACCTGAAAGAGGAAATCAGTGAAGTCAAAAAAAACtgtgtttgaaaaaaaaaaattaaattttgaacttcgggaagaagaataagaaaccGTGAACAGAACAACAAAACCCAAAGGGGGGAAGATTCCGGGCGAAATCCAATGAGGGAGAAGAATGAAGTCTTAAAGCGTACAGAAGAAATTAGAAAGGAATGAAGTTGGGAACTTTGATGCAAAAATAAAACTAAGTTTTCTTTCTGGTATTGAGGCTAAGATTCCTAGCatcgaaaccctaattttattccATAAGAAGAAACCATAATGTCCGAACAATCAACAGAACCCAACCCAGGAAGAAAATCTTGAAGGTGAATGAGATTcagatttttgaaaaataagaataaatagAATCGAGAACCCACCTCCGTAAACTATATCATCAGCGTGAAAGTCTTCAGCTTTGCTCTTGATATTGAACCATTTCCTAACCAGAGTCTTGGACCATGAGAGCTTcgttggaaggaaaaaaaaaatagaagaatcagaaatctgaaaattttaaagagagagaaaaaatgaacAGGAAAAAAATGCAGAAACCGAAGAAGATTACAG of Macadamia integrifolia cultivar HAES 741 unplaced genomic scaffold, SCU_Mint_v3 scaffold108, whole genome shotgun sequence contains these proteins:
- the LOC122062591 gene encoding type IV inositol polyphosphate 5-phosphatase 7-like isoform X2 → MRDGNSKKSKLSWSKTLVRKWFNIKSKAEDFHADDIVYGGGDEEPRNSFSEREAYTIKKSKTERLNRSSDRFRRGKIDLDTAEVTDVQNYRIFVATWNVGGKSPPSYLNLEDWLHTSLPADIYVIGFQEIVPLNAGNVLGAEDNGPARKWLALIRKTLNNLPGTSGSAGYHTPSPIPDPIIESDADFEGSTRQKASSFFPRRSFQTSRSMRMDYDMSTLQPRLDRRFSVCDRVIFGHRPSDYDPNYRGGSSDDENVPTDSPSTIFSPMSYGGSTSMEDRERPSGHSRYCLVASKQMVGIFLTVWVRSDLRDDVKNMKVSCVGRGLMGYLGNKGSISISMSVHQTSFCFVCSHLTSGQKEGDELRRNSDVMEILRKTRFPRVQRVGDEKSPETILDHDRIIWLGDLNYRIALSYRSAKALVEMHNWRALLENDQRRGRVFEGWNEGKIYFPPTYKYSTNSDRYAGDDMHPKEKRRTPAWCDRILWYGRGLHQLTYVRGESRFSDHRPVYSLFSTEVESISRSRFKKSMSCSSSRIEVEELLPYSHGYTELSFF
- the LOC122062591 gene encoding type IV inositol polyphosphate 5-phosphatase 7-like isoform X1, which encodes MRDGNSKKSKLSWSKTLVRKWFNIKSKAEDFHADDIVYGGGDEEPRNSFSEREAYTIKKSKTERLNRSSDRFRRGKIDLDTAEVTDVQNYRIFVATWNVGGKSPPSYLNLEDWLHTSLPADIYVIGFQEIVPLNAGNVLGAEDNGPARKWLALIRKTLNNLPGTSGSAGYHTPSPIPDPIIESDADFEGSTRQKASSFFPRRSFQTSRSMRMDYDMSTLQPRLDRRFSVCDRVIFGHRPSDYDPNYRGGSSDDENVPTDSPSTIFSPMSYGGSTSMEDRERPSGHSRYCLVASKQMVGIFLTVWVRSDLRDDVKNMKVSCVGRGLMGYLGNKGSISISMSVHQTSFCFVCSHLTSGQKEGDELRRNSDVMEILRKTRFPRVQRVGDEKSPETILDHDRIIWLGDLNYRIALSYRSAKALVEMHNWRALLENDQLRLEQRRGRVFEGWNEGKIYFPPTYKYSTNSDRYAGDDMHPKEKRRTPAWCDRILWYGRGLHQLTYVRGESRFSDHRPVYSLFSTEVESISRSRFKKSMSCSSSRIEVEELLPYSHGYTELSFF